CGACGGCGAGGATGCCCGTGGCAACTCGAAGCACTGGCACGTGTTCCACGTCGTGGCCCGTCGCTGCCCCGACGGCTCGTGGGATTGCGCCGAGTAGCTAGCGGCGGTAGATGTCCGGAACCAGGAACTCCCAGTCCGGATGTGCGTGCGGCCGCGTCTCGCCGGGCTTCTGGGGCACGAACGGGTCGGGCGTGAGGTCGGTGCGGTTGTGCCACCGGCAATCGGGGTTGCCGGTGTCGAGGAAGCGCAGGACCTCGACATGCCCGTCCTGGAAGCCGTACACGCCCTTGCCGGCGTGCCAGTAGCTGTATGGGCCGGGGTTGTCGCCGTAGTAGTTGGCGACCAGCGGCGGGCTGACACGCAGGTGGCAGAAGGCGCGGTTGGTTTCGGCCACCAGGATGGTGTGGCTCGGGCGATCGATGACCGTGTCGATGATCCGGGCGTCGTCGTCGATGACCCGGCGGCGCCAGAGCAGGTGGCCGTTGAGCGCGTAACTCGAGTTAACGTCGCCGACGCATCGGAGCCCGCCGCTCTCGTAGCCGAACTCGCTGCGGGGTCCGGGGTCGGGATGGAGCGGGCAGCACCAGACCTTGGAGTCGTCGAGGTAGCCCTGATCGATCAGGAGTTGACGCCAGGTGACGTATTCGCCGGCACTCTCACGCACGCGGTTTTCTGGGAGCCGAGAGCCATTCGATGCCGAGAACGCGTTGATGCCCACGAGCATCTGACGCACATTGCTGAGGCATCGCGACTCGCGGGCGGCGTCCCGGGCTTGCAGGATGATGGGCGTGCCAATCGAGAACAGCACGAGGGCGATGATGACGACCACGACCATCTCGGTGACAGTGAACGCACGACGATTGGGTGGGGTGTTCGTACGCACTTAGCCACCACTTCCGAGCTTCACCAGGCGGATCGGGTTGTCGAGTGCGTACTCGAACGACCGGGGCCAGCGGTTGCTCCGGCCCGTCGAGGGCGGGTAGTACGCGATCTCGTAGCCGCCCTCGACCTCGCGGATGAGTAGCTTGAAGCGGGTGCCGATGAGTCGCGGGTCTCGCCCGCCGGCCTGGATGCTCTGGACGCGGGAGTAGCCGTCCATCTGCGTCCACTCGATGACGCGGTAGCGGCCGGCGTTCCAGCTATCGGGGCCGAAGCGGATCTCTTCGCCCGAGATCCGGACGATGATGCGTTCGGACTCGGTCCACGGACCGAGGATGCCGAGCGGGCCGGCGTCTTCGGGGATCTCGTCGCGCTGGTCCCACCCCGGCGGCGGCCGCACGCCGTACCAGTCGGGCTCGTTCTTGCCGATCTGGACGAGGCCGTCCTTCTCGCGGATGACGAGCCGATCGAACTCGTCGAAGCCGACTTGGAGCGTGAGGTTCTGGCCTCGGCGGAACCTGGCCCACTCGTCGCTCTCGGGCAGCACGCGCGCGGTGCGCACGTCGAGCTCGGCGACTTCCCGCAGGTCGGTCTTCGGATCGTCTTCGACTTGGCGGGATCGGCTGATGTCCAGCCGGATGCGACGCGGCTTGCCGCTCTCGGGCTCCATGCCGCGGCGGATCGCGATGCCGTCGTCGGTGATGAAGGTGCCGCTGGCGTTGAAGTCCTCGTCGTAGGCCGAGATCATCTGGAACTGGCCGAGCCGCCCCCTCGGCCGCGCGGGACCGGTGGCGACTTGCGAGGTCGCGCCCGCCAGCACGGGCATCGGGGCGTTGTTGCCCGGCTGGCCCGCACCCCCGCTGGGGGTGAGCAGCAGCGATCCGATGGTGGCCGCGGCGCCGGCGGCCACGGTGAGGGCGGCCGTTCCCAGGACGGCCGTGCCTTTCGACTGTTGGACGCCGATGCCGGCGATAGCGATCTTGCCCACGTGCGCGGGCGCCGCGCCGATTGACAGGCCGGACGTCGCGTGCTGGAGCGCCGCGGCGAGCGTGGCGCCTCCGGCGACGACCAGCCCGCTCTTGCCGAGCCGACCGCGCAGGCGATCGAGTGCCTTGGAGAGCCGACGCGAAACGGCGCCCTCGCTCAGGCCCATGTCTGCTGCAAGCTCGACCTGCGGCCGGCCGGCGAGATAGCGCGCGACGATGAGCTGGCGATCTTCGTCGGCAAGCTCGGCGAGGGCTTGATCGATGAGCGGCTCGAGCTCGGACCAGAGGCCTTGCGCCGGATCGTCGAGCGCGAGCCCCTGGCGGTGGCTGGCGGCGGCGCCCTCGGCCCGCGAGCGGGCGCTCGACCGGCGGATCAAGTCGATCGACGCGCCCACCGCACATGCGTGCAGCCAGGCCGCGACGTTGCTGCGGATGCGGTGAGCCCCGCGGGCGAGCCTCAGGAAGGTCTCCTGGGCCGCGTCTTCGGCGTCGGCCTCGCTGCCCAGGGTCCGCCGGCACGTCGCCAGCACCATGGCGTGGTAGCGGTGACTGAGCACCTCAAACGCCCGCGGATCGCCCGTGCGGACGTAGGAACGCAGCGCCGCGGCGTCGTCGAGGCCGGCGAGGGTTGCGTCGGCGTGGCTGGGCATCGTGAACATGGTTGGGCTCCTCTGCCCCACAGTCGCACGCCGGTGGTCCGTCTTGCGCGCGGCGATACCCTCACGTGCCTGACCGAAGGCGGTCTTCAGCGAACCGCGGGACTCGTCCTGGAATGCGGGGCGGGCGATCCCGAATCAGGACTTGCGAGGAGCATGCGATGGCCGAAGCGGTCGTGTCCGTCCAGGACATCCACAAGAAGTACGGCGGACTGGGCCGGAAGGTCCATGCGCTCCGCGGCGTCACGATGGACGTACCGCGTGGGTCGATCTTCGGCCTTCTCGGACCCAACGGCGCGGGCAAGAGCACGCTGGTCAAGATCCTGATCACGGCCGTCAAGCGAACGGGCGGCGGCGGATCGCTGCTGGGCAAGCCCATCGGCAACAAGGACGTGCTCTCGCGCGTCGGCTACCTGCCCGAGCACCACAACATGCCCAAGCACCTGACCGGGCGGCAGGTGATCGAGTTCTTCGGCGCCATGACGAAGATGTCGCGAGCCGACCGCAAGCGGCGCGCGGGCGAACTGCTCGAGCTCGTGCGCATGAGCGACTGGCACGACAAGAAGGTCGGCGGCTACTCGAAGGGCATGCGGCAGCGGATCGGCATCGCCCAGGCACTCGTGGCCGACCCCGACCTGGTGATCCTCGACGAGCCGACCGACGGCGTGGACCCGGTCGGTCGGCGTGACATCCGCCGCGTGCTGCAATCGATGCGAGACGATGGCCGCACGGTGTTCATCAACAGCCACTTGCTGGGCGAGCTCGAGATGGTGTGCGACACGGTCGCCATCATGCACAAGGGCCAGGTCGTCTCGACGGGCTCCATCGACGCGTTGACGGCCGGCATGCTTCGGTACGAGATCGAGGTCGACCAATCCGATCCGATGTCGCTCGTCCGCGGCCTGCTGAACGACAAGGGCACCCTGGCGGGCGGCGAGACCATCGAGGCGGACAAGAGCCGCCTGTGGATCGGCACGACCGAAGCAGCGACCATCCAGCCCGTCATCGACGCGATCCGTGCGCAGGGCGGCATGATCAAGGAAGTGCGCACGCACCGGCCCTCGCTCGAAGACCTCTTCATGCAAGCCGTGGCCGAAGACGACAGCCCGGGCGCCGCCCCGCAGGCCAAGAGGGGGAGCCCGTCATGATGACCCAGACGATGGCATTGCTGGTCGATGCGTATCGCGAGCTGTGTGCGAAGAAGCTGTTCTGGATCACGATGATCCTGAGCGTGCTCGTGGTCGCCGCGTTCGCGATGGTCGGCATCAACGAGAAGGGGCTGACGTTCCTGTGGTTTCAGATGCCTGCTGACGCGTTCGGCGTGCCTCTGACCAACGAGACGCTCCCGCCCGGGCTGCTCTATCGCACGATGTTCGCCAGCCTTGCCGTCCCGTTCTGGCTGAGCTGGGTCGCGGTGATCCTGGGCCTGATCTCGACCGCGGGCATGATCCCTGATCTCATCCAGAGCGGCACGATCGAGGCGGTGCTGAGCCGTCCGATCGGACGCATCCGCCTGCTGCTGACCAAGTTCGCCGGCGGGCTCCTGTTCATGACGCTTCAAGTGGGCGTGTTCAGCCTCCTCGCGTTCCTGGTCATCGGCATCCGCGGTGGGTCGTGGGCGTTCGAGGTGTTCCTGGCCGTCCCCATCGTCGTGCTGATGTTCAGCTATCTGTTCGCGATCTGCGTGCTGCTCGGCATGCTAACACGATCGACCATCGCGGCGCTCCTGCTGACCATGCTCATCTGGATGGCAATCTTCATCGTGAACATGGGTGATGGCATCGCCGTGAGCATCCACGAGAACATCAAGGCCCAGGAGCGCGTCCAGGTCGCCCGCGTCGAGCGGATGGAGCGCAACGCCACGCAGGTGCTGCTCGAGGAACGCAACGCCGAGCGGGCCGACCAGGGCCTGGAGCCGCTCGAGACGCTCGAAGTACCACCGACGGCCGAGGATCTCGAGGGCAAGGACGTTCGGCTCGCATCGAACAAGCTCGAACTCGAGGAATTGCGATCGGGCGAGCGACTGGCAAACCGCTGGCGCCAGGGCATCTACGCCGTCAAGACGGTCTTGCCGAAGACCCAGGAGACGATCAACCTACTCGAACGCTGGACGGTCGATCGCGAGGCGCTCCAGGAGATCAGCGGCGGACCTTCGGAAGACGAAGACGAGCGTGCGATGGAAGAAGGCCAACAGGCCACCGCCGACGAGCTCGGCAACCGCCCGCTGTGGTGGATCCTCGGAACGAGCCTGTTGTTCGAAGCGATCGTGCTCGGCTTGGCCGCTTTGATGTTCAAGCGACGCGACTTCTAGGGGCGACGAAGGGTCAGGCGAGCCACGAATCGTCGAACGCCATGCCGGGCGCGACCACGGCCGCATCGCCACGCTCAAGCATGCCGGCGACCGGGTACGCGCAGTAGTCCAGCGCGAAGGCGCCGGCGGGGCGATGGTTGCCGCTGGTGCCCAGGCCGCCGAAGGGCAGCTTGCTGCTGGCGCCCGCGGTCGCGCAGTTGAGGTTCACGCAGCCAGCGCGGGCGTCGGCCATGAAGTCGGCGATGGTGTCCTCGTCGTGCGTGAAGATGCTGGCGGCCAGGCCGTAGCGCGTGGCGTTGACCTGCTCGATGCCTTCTTCGTACGAACCAACGGTGGTGACACGCAGCATCGGGCCAAACACTTCGACGTCGCAGCCGGCGTCGTCGCCGTCGTCTGCACTGAACTTGTCGACGCGGATCACGCCCGGGCTGACGTAGGAGCCGTCTTCGAGCGATGCCGGCGCGGTGGCCTGCATCAGGATCTCGCCGCCGTTCTTGGCCGCTCGCGTCTGGAAGTCGAGCACGGCGTCGCGGGCATTGTCGTCGATGATCGGTCCCATGAAGACCGGGGCCTCGCTGCGCGGTGGGCCGATGACCATGGCGCCGGCGGCCTTGAGGATCGCGGGGATGAGCCTATCGGCGACCTGCTCATGCACGATGAGGCGACGACCGCAGGTGCATCGCTGGCCGGTCGTGACGAACGCGCCGCGGGCGATCTCGATGGCGGCTTGCTTGAGGTCGGCGTCGGGCATGACGAGCACGCCGTTGTTGCCGCCCATCTCGAGCGCGACGATCCGCCCCGGCGAGTCGAGGTTGCTCTCGAGGATCTTGCGGCCGACGGGCCACGAGCCGGTGAACAGGATGCCGTCGACGCCGTCGTGGTTCACGAGCTTCTGTGCCACGTCGGCCTTGCCCTGCACGAGGTTCACGACGCCCTTGGGCGCACCGCTGTCGTCGAGCGCCTGCTGGAAGAGCTCGATGATGAACTGCCCCACCGCCGGCACCTTGTCGCTGGGCTTGAGCACGACCGTGTTGCCCATGAGCAGCGCGGGCACGATGTGGCCGTTGGGCAGGTGGGCCGGGAAGTTGAACGGCCCAACCACTGCCATCACGCCGTGGGGGCGGAACCAGCAGCGGCCTTCCTTGGTCTCGCCGAGGTTCAGCGAGAAGCCCGCGACGCGCTGTCGGCCTGCATGAGCGCCCTGCTCGAGCGTGATGTCGACCTTGCCTGCGAGCGCGGCGGCCTCGCCCTTGCAGTCCCACATGGCCTTGCCGGTCTCTTGCGCGATCAGATCGGCGATGTCGCCCGCACGCTCTTGCACCAGCGCCTTGTACCGCAGCAGCACGCCCGCGCGCTGCTCGACGTCCCAGCGGCTCCAGGTTCGCAGCGCGTCGCGCGCGGCGGCGACGGCCTGGTCGACGTGCTCGACCGAGGGCGCGCCCGACCAGATCACGCGGCCGCGCTGCGCCGGGTCGTACGACACGAGCGCGTCGCCCTCGATGGCGTGATAGGTACCGCCGATGAGGTTGCTGGGCGGGTTCGACAGGGCTGCGGGTGCGGTCGTGGGGGTCGCGGTCATCCGGTCTTCTTCCTCCGTGGCGTCTTGGTCGTCTTCTTCTTGTGGGTGCTGCGCTTCTTGGCCGACTCGACCGATTCGGCCGTCCCGTCGAGCGTGGGCATCGGGCTGATCACGGTGCACGCGACCTCGTCGCCCTCGTCGGCGTGCAGGGCGGCCATCGCGTCCTTGGGCAGGCACAGGGCGCCGTTCTTTCGCGCGAAGGCCGACTGGATCGCGACGTACTCGCCCTCGCTATCGAGCGTGCTGACGATCGCCAGGCCCTTGCAGCTCGAGGGCGACGCGGCCTTGCCCAGCTTGATCGTCTCGGTCGCGCGGACGAGCGGGATGTCGTCGGTCCTGGCCTGCAGGTGCGGGCCGCCGTCGAAGGGGTCGATGACGCCCTGGTAGGCAAAGCCGAGCTTCTCGAGCATCTTGCGGGCGGGGATCGTGTCCTTGCCCACCTGGCCCACGCCCTGGCGGGCCTTCGGTGGCAGCAGGCTCAGGTAGATGTCCTCGCGCGGAAGCAGGCTGAACATGAACTCGCGGCTGTACTGGCAGAAGCGGTCGGCCTCGTCGTAGCTCAGGTTGATGAACCGCCGGCCCAGGGCGTCCCAGAACAGGTTCTCGCCCGCGTCGCTGATGGGCGCCATCATCTCGGCCAGCACGTGGTCGGCGAAGTTGTCGCGGTACACGCCCATGAAGTGGAAGCGGACGAAGCTGAGCAGGCGACCGAGCTTGGCCTTGTGGGCTCGGTAGGCCGGCTGGACGATCAGCCCGCCGATCTCGGTCGGGCTGCTCTCGTCGAGGTGCAGCGTGGCGACGGTGTGGGTCATGCCCGTGTGCAGGCTCTCGCTGAAGAATCGCCGCTCGCTGATCTTGAACCCGACGTTGGGGTTGCCCGGACCGCCCATCGAACTGACGAGCTGGCTCGAGCCGACGAGCGATCCGGTCTCGGTGTCCTCGAGCACGAAGACGAAGAGCTCGCTCTCGCTGAGGCTCTGCTGCAGGCCCGTGCCGGCACCGCTGCTTCCGCGGTTTCGGCGGAGCGTCTTGGGATCGTCCTCGAGCGGCTCGCCGCGGGCGACGTGCTTGAAGCACTCGCGGCTGCGGAGGATCTTCTCCATGATGATGTCGCGATCGGGCGGCAGGTTGATGAAGTGGACCATCCTGGCCAGCTTCAGCAGCGTGTCGACGTCTTCGATCTTGGCGCGGCGGATGACGTGCATACGGCCCCTTGCTTCCAATCAGACAAACAGACCGAATCAGCCCGCGACCTTCGCCAGCGCCCGCTCCACCACCTCGAACACGCGCGGCCAGTCCTCGAGCTTCATGACGCCCAGCGGCGGCAGCATGCGGACGTGGTAGGGACCATGCCCGCACCAAAAGAGGATGACGCCTTCTTCGAAGCAGGCCTTGCAGGCCGCGGCGACCTTGGCCTTGTCGCCGCCGAAGGGCGTGAAGCGCATCATGCCGCCCTCGCCCGCGACCAGGTCCTCGACGAACAGCGCGGGCGGGAACCAGTCGGGGTGCTTCTTGATGAGCGCCTCGGCCTGCTCGCGGAAGGCCTTGTGGTGCTTGGCGATCAGGCCGTCGTCGCCGTAGTAGGGCGTGCCGTCCAGCCCCTCGTCGAGCATCTCGAGCATGCGGGTGCCGACGGTGAAGTCGGTCGCGCTGCCGGTAAAGGTGCCGCTCAGGAGGCCCGGGCGGGGCTTGTATTCGTCGGTCCACAGCGTCGCGCAGGCCTGGGTCATCTTCCCAACACAGAACACGTCGACGTAGTCGCCCAGATCCATGCTCTCGTAGGCGAACATCTCCTTCGTGCGGCCGAAGCTCTGGATCTCGTCGTCCCAGATGGCGATGCCCTTGTCGCGGCACACGTCCATGAGGGCCGTGAAGAACTCGCGCGGAGCCGTGTTGAATCCGCCCTCGCCCTGGACCAGCTCGAAGATGAAGCACGCGTGCTGCTTGGGGTAGCGCTCGATGAACTGGTTCAGGCGCCACACGCAGTGGTCGATGAATCGGGTCTTCCCGCCGACCTCTTCCGCGGCCCGCTCGTTCCAGAAGGGCATGTAGTCGACCTGGGTCGTCAGCGGGATGCCGTCGCGCCCGGCGTGCGAGTCGCCGATCTGGGCCATGGTGACGCTGCGGCCCATGAAGCAGTGCTTGAACGCCAGCACGCGGCCGGCGGGGTAGTTCTTCTGGTAGCACACCTTCAGGGCGCTCTCGTTGGCCATCGCGCCCGAGGTGGTGATGAACGCCTCGCTGAGCCGGCTGTTGCGGCCGGCGAGCTCGAGCAGCTTCTCGCCGAAGCGGTAGGCCTCGAAGTTGCTCATCAGGTTGCCGCTCTTGGCGACGTCCTCGATCGACGCCCGGGCCTGGGCCCGCACGAGCTCGGGGTGGCTGTGGCCGAAGAAGTGGACGCCGATGCCGATGATCATGTCCCACTTGACGCTGCCATCGGCCAGCTCGACCAACGCCCCATTGCCGATGCCGCTGCCGATGTACTTGTACAGCAGCGGCCGGCCCTTCATGGCCTCGGCCCGCTCGACCATCGCCTCGAAGCTCGCGGCGGCCTCGCCCTGGGCGGGCCGCACGTCGGTGAGGGCCTTGCTGTGCTCGGCGACCCTGGACACGATGGTGTCGATGGCGCCCTCGACGGCGGGGTCGGTGGCGAGCGCGTGGCCCGCCAGGCCGGGGGCGAGGGCGGGCGTGGAGGTCTTGGAAGGCTGCGATTCGAGGCGGGTCATTCGGGTCTCCCTGGATAGCGGCTCTCCGGCCGATAGAGGGTAGGGGCCGCGCAGACAGCGCAATAGCAGATGTATCGGCCCCATTCAGCCCCGTCCAAAGTCCTTCACCGGCTTCGCCTCGCTACTTTCAAGCGGAATCGCATGCCATGGACCCCGACCTCCTCCACCTGCTGCTCATCACCCTCGTCGCGGCCGTCATCGCCGACCTTTCGATGGCCTTCGGCGTGCTGCCGTTCTTCTTCGTCAAGAACATGTCGAAGCGGCTCACCGGCATGTTCTCGGCGGCCGCCGGCGGCATGATGGCGGCGGCCAGCCTCGTGCAGCTCGTCGGCGAGGGGCTCGACCGGGCCCCGGGCTGGCAGGCCTGGGAGGTCGCCGCGGGGCTGGCCTCGGGGGCGGCGTTCTATTGGATGGCCGTCAAGTGGGTCAGCAGCAACGGCGACTTCGACATCGCCAACCTGCGAAAGTCCGGCGGCAAGCGGGCGCTGCTCATCGTCGCCGCCATGACCGTGCACAGCCTTCCCGAGGGCGTGGCCATCGGCGTCGCGTTCGGCGCCGACTTTCGTGGTGACGGAACGCTCCCGACGCTGGGCGTGAGCATCGCCAGCGCGCTCGCCGTGCACAACATCCCCGAGGCCATCGCCATCACCCTCGCGCTCATGTCCGCCGGGCTGAGCGTGCGGGCCTGCCTCTTCTGGGCGCTCTTCACCAGCCTGCCCCAGCCGCTGGCCGCCCCGTTCGCGGCGTGGTTCGTGTGGCTGTTCGAGCCCTTGCTTCCCTTCGGCATGGGCCTGGCCGCGGGCGCGATGGTGTTCCTCGTCGTCGACGACCTCATTCCCGAGGCGCTCGAGCGTGCCAACAGCACACTGGTCTCGATCGCGTTCGTGGGCGGCGTGACGGCGATGATCGTGCTGGGGCGGCTGGTGGGGTTGTAGGCCATACGCTCCCGCGTGCCCGCGACTTTCGCCCAACGCTCCACTCCCGGCATCGCCTCGGCCGTCGCCGTGTTCGAGGTGGTCGGTGATATCGACGCGGCGTGCGAGGCCGTCGGCTTTGGTGCACCAGCGGTCGGCAGGGCCGCGCTGCGCACGGTGCCGGGGGTCGACACGCTGCTGGCGATCCGCCCCGATGCGCGCACGCTGTTGTTTACGCCCCACGGCGGCGTGCAGGTGTGCCGATCGCTTGCAAGAGCGCTGCTCGAAGCAGGCATCGCACGCTCCGACGCCGATCCCGCGTGGCCGGAAGCCTCCGAAGAGATCGAGGCACGCATGCTCTCCGCGCTCGGCCGCGTGCGCGGCGACCGTGCGGTTGCGCACCTGCTGAGCCAGCCGGCCCGATGGACGTCCGAGCTCGATGAAGTCCCGGATGACATTGCACGCGAGTTAGATCGCCTCCTCCACCCGCCCCTGGTCGTCGCCACCGGCCCGGCCAACGTCGGCAAGTCGAGCCTGGCCAACGCGCTCGCGGGTCGAACGGTCGCACGTGTTGCCGACCGGCCGGGCGTGACGCGCGACGCCGTGGCGGTGGACTTGGAACTCGACGGCCTCGTCGTGCGATGGCTGGACGCCCCGGGGGTGGACCTCGCCGAAGATCAAGTCCTCGCCGAGGCCCAGGCGTTGGCACGACAAGCCATCGACGCGGCCGATCTGGTTTTGTGGTGCGCCGACGCCAGATCCGGGGCTCCAGCAGCGGATGGCCTCCGGGTCGCGATGCGATCCGACCTGCTCGAAGGCCCGCCTCCGGCTTGGGCGGATGCCGCCGTCTCCGCCACGATCGGGTCGGGCCTGGCGGACCTCACCCGCTTGGTCCGCCAGAGGCTGGTGTCCGACGAGGCCCTCGCCCACCCGGGCCGCTGGGCATTCTGGAAGCCGCCCTCCTAACCTTCCCCCATGGACGAACGCCAGGGACAGATCAAGGACCGCGCCGGGCTCGACGAGTCGCGGATCAACGAGGAATTCCGGGACTTCCTGGTCAAGTGGGGGCCCAGGGCCCTCATCGTGATCGCCCTGATCGCCCTGGCCTTCAGCGGCCGGCGGTACCTCAACCAGCAGGCCGACGAGCGCACCGACGAGGCGTTCGTCCAGCTCGCCCTGGCGACCGGCAGCCAGAGCACCAGCCCCGACACCCTGCTGAGCCTGGCCCGCCAGTACGAGGACGTCGGCGCCGTCCCCCACGTCGCCCGCCTGACCGCCGGCGAGGCCTACCTCTCGGCCGTACGTCGCGGCGTGGTCATCGGAGCCCAGGCCGGGCCGACGGGCGAGTTCCCGGCCGAGGAACTGCTCGACGAGGAGCTCCGCACGAGCTACCTGGGCCAGGCGCGCCAGGCCTTCGAGCAGGTCGTCGACGCCGAGCCGGCCGACGTCCACCTCGTGCGAGCGCACATGGGCCTGGCCGCCGTCGCCGAGGCGCTGGGCGAGATCGATGAGGCGCGCACGCACTACCAGCGCGCCGCGACGATCGACCGCGACGCCGGCTACGGCGCGATGGCCCAGCTCGCCGAGGCGCGGCTGAACAGCCTCGACGCGCTGGCGGCACGCACGAGCCTTCCCTCGACCGCGCAGCTCCCGCAGCCCGAGGTTCCCTCGGCCGAGGAGCGCGACGAGGCCGACCCGTTCGGCCTGGGCGGGCTCGATCTGGAGGGCCTGGGCATCGGCGGAGAGGGCGACGGGACGGGCGCCATGGACACGCCGCTGGGCGGTGGCCTGTTCGATCCGCCGGCCGACGAGCCCGCGTCCGAGCCCACCCCCGACCCCGAGCCGACTCCTGACCCCACCCAAGACCCGGGCCAGTGAGTCAGCTTCCCGAACTTCCCTCTCTGATCGACCCCGGCGGCAAGATCGACCAGGACGCGTTGCGCGCGGCCGTCGAGCGCTTCGGGCCCGACGACGCCGAGGCGCGCCGCGTCGAGCTTACCCTGCAGCGCGACGTCAAGGACAGGCTCGACAAGTACCTCACCAGCCGCATCCCGTTCATGAGCCGAAGCCAGATCCAGCGGATGATCGACGACGGGGCGGCGATTGTGAACGGCCAGCCCGCGCGGGCGTCGACCAAACTGCGTCTCAACGACACCGTCGAGCTCGTGCTGCCGCCCCCGCCGAGCGGGCACATCGAGGCCGAGGACATCCCCATCGACGTGCTCTACGAGGACGAGCACCTGATCGTGCTCAACAAGCGGCCGGACATCATCGTGCACCCGGCGCGCAGCCACAACACGGGCACGATGCTGGGCGCCCTCGCCTGGCACTTCCAGCATGCGAGCGACGGCGGCTTGTCTCCGGTCGGCGCCGACCTCGCACGACCCGGCGTCGTGCACCGCCTCGACCGCGAC
This Phycisphaerales bacterium DNA region includes the following protein-coding sequences:
- a CDS encoding aldehyde dehydrogenase family protein, coding for MTATPTTAPAALSNPPSNLIGGTYHAIEGDALVSYDPAQRGRVIWSGAPSVEHVDQAVAAARDALRTWSRWDVEQRAGVLLRYKALVQERAGDIADLIAQETGKAMWDCKGEAAALAGKVDITLEQGAHAGRQRVAGFSLNLGETKEGRCWFRPHGVMAVVGPFNFPAHLPNGHIVPALLMGNTVVLKPSDKVPAVGQFIIELFQQALDDSGAPKGVVNLVQGKADVAQKLVNHDGVDGILFTGSWPVGRKILESNLDSPGRIVALEMGGNNGVLVMPDADLKQAAIEIARGAFVTTGQRCTCGRRLIVHEQVADRLIPAILKAAGAMVIGPPRSEAPVFMGPIIDDNARDAVLDFQTRAAKNGGEILMQATAPASLEDGSYVSPGVIRVDKFSADDGDDAGCDVEVFGPMLRVTTVGSYEEGIEQVNATRYGLAASIFTHDEDTIADFMADARAGCVNLNCATAGASSKLPFGGLGTSGNHRPAGAFALDYCAYPVAGMLERGDAAVVAPGMAFDDSWLA
- a CDS encoding RNA polymerase sigma factor yields the protein MFTMPSHADATLAGLDDAAALRSYVRTGDPRAFEVLSHRYHAMVLATCRRTLGSEADAEDAAQETFLRLARGAHRIRSNVAAWLHACAVGASIDLIRRSSARSRAEGAAASHRQGLALDDPAQGLWSELEPLIDQALAELADEDRQLIVARYLAGRPQVELAADMGLSEGAVSRRLSKALDRLRGRLGKSGLVVAGGATLAAALQHATSGLSIGAAPAHVGKIAIAGIGVQQSKGTAVLGTAALTVAAGAAATIGSLLLTPSGGAGQPGNNAPMPVLAGATSQVATGPARPRGRLGQFQMISAYDEDFNASGTFITDDGIAIRRGMEPESGKPRRIRLDISRSRQVEDDPKTDLREVAELDVRTARVLPESDEWARFRRGQNLTLQVGFDEFDRLVIREKDGLVQIGKNEPDWYGVRPPPGWDQRDEIPEDAGPLGILGPWTESERIIVRISGEEIRFGPDSWNAGRYRVIEWTQMDGYSRVQSIQAGGRDPRLIGTRFKLLIREVEGGYEIAYYPPSTGRSNRWPRSFEYALDNPIRLVKLGSGG
- a CDS encoding aminotransferase class III-fold pyridoxal phosphate-dependent enzyme, with amino-acid sequence MTRLESQPSKTSTPALAPGLAGHALATDPAVEGAIDTIVSRVAEHSKALTDVRPAQGEAAASFEAMVERAEAMKGRPLLYKYIGSGIGNGALVELADGSVKWDMIIGIGVHFFGHSHPELVRAQARASIEDVAKSGNLMSNFEAYRFGEKLLELAGRNSRLSEAFITTSGAMANESALKVCYQKNYPAGRVLAFKHCFMGRSVTMAQIGDSHAGRDGIPLTTQVDYMPFWNERAAEEVGGKTRFIDHCVWRLNQFIERYPKQHACFIFELVQGEGGFNTAPREFFTALMDVCRDKGIAIWDDEIQSFGRTKEMFAYESMDLGDYVDVFCVGKMTQACATLWTDEYKPRPGLLSGTFTGSATDFTVGTRMLEMLDEGLDGTPYYGDDGLIAKHHKAFREQAEALIKKHPDWFPPALFVEDLVAGEGGMMRFTPFGGDKAKVAAACKACFEEGVILFWCGHGPYHVRMLPPLGVMKLEDWPRVFEVVERALAKVAG
- a CDS encoding ABC transporter permease; translation: MTQTMALLVDAYRELCAKKLFWITMILSVLVVAAFAMVGINEKGLTFLWFQMPADAFGVPLTNETLPPGLLYRTMFASLAVPFWLSWVAVILGLISTAGMIPDLIQSGTIEAVLSRPIGRIRLLLTKFAGGLLFMTLQVGVFSLLAFLVIGIRGGSWAFEVFLAVPIVVLMFSYLFAICVLLGMLTRSTIAALLLTMLIWMAIFIVNMGDGIAVSIHENIKAQERVQVARVERMERNATQVLLEERNAERADQGLEPLETLEVPPTAEDLEGKDVRLASNKLELEELRSGERLANRWRQGIYAVKTVLPKTQETINLLERWTVDREALQEISGGPSEDEDERAMEEGQQATADELGNRPLWWILGTSLLFEAIVLGLAALMFKRRDF
- a CDS encoding arginine N-succinyltransferase, giving the protein MHVIRRAKIEDVDTLLKLARMVHFINLPPDRDIIMEKILRSRECFKHVARGEPLEDDPKTLRRNRGSSGAGTGLQQSLSESELFVFVLEDTETGSLVGSSQLVSSMGGPGNPNVGFKISERRFFSESLHTGMTHTVATLHLDESSPTEIGGLIVQPAYRAHKAKLGRLLSFVRFHFMGVYRDNFADHVLAEMMAPISDAGENLFWDALGRRFINLSYDEADRFCQYSREFMFSLLPREDIYLSLLPPKARQGVGQVGKDTIPARKMLEKLGFAYQGVIDPFDGGPHLQARTDDIPLVRATETIKLGKAASPSSCKGLAIVSTLDSEGEYVAIQSAFARKNGALCLPKDAMAALHADEGDEVACTVISPMPTLDGTAESVESAKKRSTHKKKTTKTPRRKKTG
- a CDS encoding ABC transporter ATP-binding protein, with the protein product MAEAVVSVQDIHKKYGGLGRKVHALRGVTMDVPRGSIFGLLGPNGAGKSTLVKILITAVKRTGGGGSLLGKPIGNKDVLSRVGYLPEHHNMPKHLTGRQVIEFFGAMTKMSRADRKRRAGELLELVRMSDWHDKKVGGYSKGMRQRIGIAQALVADPDLVILDEPTDGVDPVGRRDIRRVLQSMRDDGRTVFINSHLLGELEMVCDTVAIMHKGQVVSTGSIDALTAGMLRYEIEVDQSDPMSLVRGLLNDKGTLAGGETIEADKSRLWIGTTEAATIQPVIDAIRAQGGMIKEVRTHRPSLEDLFMQAVAEDDSPGAAPQAKRGSPS
- a CDS encoding ZIP family metal transporter; the protein is MDPDLLHLLLITLVAAVIADLSMAFGVLPFFFVKNMSKRLTGMFSAAAGGMMAAASLVQLVGEGLDRAPGWQAWEVAAGLASGAAFYWMAVKWVSSNGDFDIANLRKSGGKRALLIVAAMTVHSLPEGVAIGVAFGADFRGDGTLPTLGVSIASALAVHNIPEAIAITLALMSAGLSVRACLFWALFTSLPQPLAAPFAAWFVWLFEPLLPFGMGLAAGAMVFLVVDDLIPEALERANSTLVSIAFVGGVTAMIVLGRLVGL